A single window of Neisseria chenwenguii DNA harbors:
- a CDS encoding L-threonylcarbamoyladenylate synthase has product MAQFFAIHPENPQERLIKQAAEIVRSGGVVVYPTDSCYALGCQLGNKEAMERILTIRKIDLKHHLTLMCADLSELGTYAKVDNSQFRRLKAATPGSYTFIMQATKEVPNRTLHPKRKTIGVRVPDNVIALALLAELGEPMLSCTLMLPEDDEPLTDPYEIRNRLEHSVDLVIDGGWCGTEPTTVIDMTDGTELVREGKGDKGLFGF; this is encoded by the coding sequence ATGGCACAATTCTTCGCCATCCACCCCGAAAACCCGCAGGAGCGGCTGATCAAGCAGGCGGCGGAAATCGTCCGCAGCGGCGGCGTGGTGGTTTACCCGACCGATTCCTGCTACGCGCTGGGCTGTCAGCTCGGCAACAAAGAGGCGATGGAGCGGATTCTGACCATCCGCAAAATCGATTTGAAACACCATCTGACGCTGATGTGCGCCGATTTGAGCGAGCTGGGCACTTACGCGAAGGTGGACAACAGCCAGTTCCGCCGGCTCAAAGCCGCGACGCCGGGCAGCTACACGTTTATCATGCAGGCGACCAAAGAAGTGCCCAACCGAACGCTGCATCCGAAGCGCAAAACCATCGGCGTGCGCGTTCCCGACAATGTGATCGCGCTGGCGCTGTTGGCCGAACTGGGCGAACCGATGCTGAGCTGCACGCTGATGCTGCCCGAAGACGACGAGCCGCTGACCGATCCTTACGAAATCCGCAACCGCTTGGAACACAGCGTGGATTTGGTCATAGACGGCGGCTGGTGCGGCACGGAGCCGACGACGGTAATCGACATGACCGACGGCACGGAGCTGGTGCGCGAAGGGAAGGGCGATAAGGGGCTGTTCGGCTTTTGA
- a CDS encoding site-2 protease family protein, translating to MFQNFDLGVFLLAVLPVLLAITVHEAAHGYAARYWGDRTAEQMGRLTLNPLAHIDLVGTVIVPLIMFMMTPFLFGWAKPVPIVPRHFRDARKGMRMVAVAGPLSNLAMAFGWGLMFALAAHVPESYQYPLSEMAKYGVLVNAVLFVLNMVPILPLDGGRFIDSFLPARQSMQFRKVEPYGIWIVLLMMMTGVLGMIIGPVVNLILGLVSTFAGILA from the coding sequence ATGTTTCAAAACTTCGACTTGGGCGTGTTTCTGCTGGCGGTGCTGCCCGTGTTGCTGGCGATTACGGTGCACGAAGCGGCGCACGGCTATGCGGCGCGCTATTGGGGCGACCGTACCGCCGAGCAGATGGGGCGGCTGACGCTCAATCCGTTGGCGCACATCGATTTGGTCGGCACGGTCATTGTGCCGCTGATTATGTTTATGATGACGCCGTTTCTGTTCGGCTGGGCCAAACCCGTGCCCATCGTGCCGCGCCATTTCCGCGACGCCCGCAAGGGAATGCGGATGGTGGCGGTGGCGGGGCCGCTGTCGAATCTGGCGATGGCGTTCGGCTGGGGGCTGATGTTTGCGCTGGCGGCGCATGTGCCCGAATCTTATCAGTATCCGCTTTCGGAAATGGCGAAATACGGCGTGTTGGTCAACGCGGTTTTGTTTGTGTTGAACATGGTGCCCATTCTGCCGCTCGACGGCGGACGTTTCATTGACAGCTTTCTGCCCGCGCGCCAATCCATGCAGTTTCGCAAAGTCGAGCCTTACGGCATCTGGATTGTGCTGCTGATGATGATGACGGGCGTTTTGGGCATGATCATCGGGCCGGTGGTCAACCTGATTTTGGGCTTGGTTTCGACTTTTGCCGGCATTTTGGCCTAA
- the gdhA gene encoding NADP-specific glutamate dehydrogenase yields MTDLNVLFAGLKQRNPNQEPFHQAVEEVFMSLGPFLAKNPKYTQQSLLERIVEPERVVMFRVTWVDDKGQVQVNRGYRIQMNSAIGPYKGGLRFHPTVDLGVLKFLAFEQVFKNALTTLPMGGGKGGSDFDPKGKSDGEVMRFCQAFMTELYRHIGPDTDVPAGDIGVGGREIGFLYGQYKKIRNEFTSVLTGKGLAWGGSLIRPEATGYGTVYFAQSMLQTRGDSFEGKRVTISGSGNVAQYACEKAIQLGAKVLTVSDSNGFVLFPDSGMTEEQLAALIELKEVRRERVSTYAKELGLQYFEGQRPWGVKCDIALPCATQNELDENDAKTLLGNGCFVVAEGANMPSTLGAVEQFLRAGILYAPGKASNAGGVATSGLEMSQNAIRLSWTREEVDQRLFGIMQSIHESCLQYGKEGDKVNYVNGANIAGFVKVADAMLAQGI; encoded by the coding sequence ATGACAGATTTAAATGTCTTGTTTGCCGGTTTGAAACAGCGCAACCCCAATCAGGAGCCGTTTCATCAGGCGGTTGAAGAAGTATTTATGAGCTTGGGTCCGTTTTTGGCGAAAAATCCGAAATACACCCAGCAATCCCTGCTCGAGCGCATCGTTGAGCCAGAGCGCGTGGTGATGTTCCGCGTGACTTGGGTGGACGATAAAGGCCAAGTCCAAGTCAACCGCGGCTACCGCATTCAGATGAACTCCGCCATCGGCCCTTACAAAGGCGGCCTGCGTTTCCACCCGACCGTTGACCTGGGCGTGTTGAAATTCCTGGCGTTCGAACAAGTCTTCAAAAACGCGCTGACCACGCTGCCGATGGGCGGCGGTAAAGGCGGTTCCGACTTCGATCCGAAAGGCAAATCCGACGGTGAAGTGATGCGTTTCTGCCAAGCCTTCATGACCGAACTCTACCGCCACATCGGCCCGGATACCGACGTACCTGCCGGCGACATCGGCGTGGGCGGCCGAGAAATCGGCTTCCTGTACGGCCAATACAAAAAAATCCGCAACGAATTTACCTCCGTGCTGACCGGTAAGGGCTTGGCATGGGGCGGCAGCCTGATCCGTCCGGAAGCGACCGGCTATGGTACCGTTTACTTTGCCCAATCTATGCTGCAAACCCGCGGCGACAGCTTCGAGGGCAAACGCGTTACTATTTCCGGTTCGGGCAACGTGGCGCAATATGCGTGTGAAAAAGCCATCCAGTTGGGCGCGAAAGTGCTGACCGTTTCCGATTCCAACGGCTTCGTATTGTTCCCCGACAGCGGTATGACCGAAGAGCAGCTGGCTGCGCTGATCGAGCTGAAAGAAGTCCGCCGCGAACGCGTTTCCACTTACGCCAAAGAGTTGGGTCTGCAATACTTTGAAGGCCAACGTCCGTGGGGCGTGAAATGCGATATCGCCCTGCCTTGCGCGACTCAAAACGAGTTGGACGAAAACGATGCGAAAACCCTGTTGGGCAACGGCTGTTTCGTTGTGGCAGAAGGTGCGAACATGCCTTCTACGCTGGGCGCGGTTGAGCAGTTCCTGCGCGCAGGCATCCTGTATGCGCCGGGCAAAGCCTCGAATGCGGGCGGCGTAGCGACTTCCGGTCTGGAAATGAGCCAAAACGCCATCCGCCTCTCTTGGACGCGCGAAGAAGTCGACCAACGCCTGTTCGGCATCATGCAGAGCATCCACGAATCCTGCCTGCAATATGGCAAAGAAGGCGACAAAGTTAACTACGTCAACGGCGCGAACATCGCCGGTTTCGTCAAAGTTGCCGATGCCATGCTGGCGCAAGGTATTTAA
- a CDS encoding Fis family transcriptional regulator: MKPQADIAQSVARNLKQYFKDLNGETPCNVYEMVLQQVEKPLLECVMEECGGNQSKAALVLGLNRNTLRKKLAQYGMLGA; the protein is encoded by the coding sequence ATGAAACCGCAAGCGGACATCGCGCAATCTGTGGCGCGGAATTTAAAGCAGTATTTCAAAGACTTAAACGGCGAAACACCGTGCAACGTCTATGAAATGGTGTTGCAGCAGGTTGAAAAACCGCTGCTCGAATGTGTGATGGAAGAATGCGGCGGCAACCAGTCGAAAGCTGCGCTGGTGTTGGGTTTGAACCGCAACACCTTACGCAAAAAGCTGGCGCAGTACGGAATGCTGGGCGCGTGA
- a CDS encoding DMT family transporter yields the protein MPYQILALIIWSSSFIAAKYAYEMLPPALLVQGRLLIAALLVLPAARRYLGKIPRGKWKPLLWVTFWNYVAVLMLQFVGLNHTSAASAVTIIGLEPLIMVFVGHFFFGDRAAWYHWLCGAAAFVGVGLLISGGAEAGGEVGLWGCFLVFLAGVAFCGAMRPTQRLIADIGAAAYTSVSLVLAAVLCLPFSLLLADSYAIHWIWQGGAAMLYLGAGCSWFAYWLWNRGMGSVPANLSGLLISLEPVFGVLLAVLVLGEHISALSGVGILTVIAATFTAGVLPKWLKNNKQAV from the coding sequence ATGCCCTACCAAATCCTCGCCCTCATCATCTGGAGCAGCTCGTTTATCGCTGCCAAATACGCCTACGAAATGCTGCCGCCCGCGCTCTTGGTGCAGGGGCGGCTTTTGATTGCGGCTTTGCTGGTGCTGCCGGCGGCGCGGCGGTATTTGGGTAAGATTCCGCGCGGTAAGTGGAAGCCGTTGTTGTGGGTGACGTTTTGGAACTATGTAGCCGTGCTGATGTTGCAGTTTGTCGGCCTGAACCACACGTCCGCCGCTTCGGCGGTCACGATTATCGGGCTGGAACCGCTGATTATGGTGTTTGTCGGCCATTTCTTTTTCGGCGACCGCGCGGCGTGGTATCACTGGTTGTGCGGTGCAGCGGCGTTTGTGGGCGTGGGGCTGCTGATTTCGGGTGGTGCGGAGGCGGGCGGCGAGGTCGGGCTGTGGGGCTGTTTTCTCGTGTTCCTTGCGGGCGTGGCGTTTTGCGGGGCGATGCGGCCGACGCAGCGGCTGATTGCCGACATCGGTGCGGCGGCCTATACCTCGGTTTCGCTGGTGCTGGCGGCGGTATTGTGCCTGCCGTTTTCGCTGCTGTTGGCCGACAGTTACGCTATTCATTGGATCTGGCAGGGCGGCGCGGCAATGCTGTATTTGGGCGCGGGGTGCAGCTGGTTTGCCTATTGGCTGTGGAACCGCGGCATGGGCAGCGTTCCGGCCAACCTCTCGGGGCTGCTGATTTCGCTGGAGCCGGTGTTCGGCGTTTTGCTGGCGGTGCTGGTGTTGGGCGAACACATTTCCGCGCTCTCGGGTGTGGGGATTTTAACGGTTATTGCGGCGACGTTTACCGCGGGCGTTTTGCCTAAATGGTTGAAGAACAACAAACAGGCTGTCTGA
- a CDS encoding LysE family translocator produces MDFWHGFWIITGVHILACMSPGPDFILVSQQALGRGREAGLLTALGIALGFGVHIVYSVFGLVTLVAKSEPLLIGIKIVGGLYLIYIGYKGLRAKAAGGVVEISVQEKTAEPAGRAVWRGFLCNVLNPKAVVYMLSLFTVVLSPSTPVWQMAAYGAWMTLMLSIPEVNRRFQKAGHWIDRVCGGALALLGVKVMSGG; encoded by the coding sequence ATGGATTTCTGGCACGGTTTTTGGATCATTACCGGCGTACACATCCTGGCCTGCATGTCGCCCGGCCCCGATTTTATTTTGGTATCGCAACAGGCGCTGGGCCGCGGGCGGGAGGCGGGTTTGCTGACGGCGCTGGGGATTGCGTTGGGTTTCGGCGTGCATATTGTTTATTCCGTGTTCGGGCTGGTGACGCTGGTGGCGAAGTCGGAGCCGCTGTTGATCGGGATTAAAATCGTCGGCGGGCTGTATCTGATTTACATCGGCTACAAGGGTTTGCGGGCGAAGGCGGCGGGCGGGGTGGTGGAAATCAGCGTGCAGGAAAAAACGGCCGAACCCGCGGGCAGGGCGGTTTGGCGCGGGTTTTTGTGCAATGTTTTAAACCCGAAAGCGGTGGTTTATATGCTGTCGCTGTTTACCGTGGTGCTCTCGCCCTCGACGCCGGTTTGGCAGATGGCGGCTTACGGCGCTTGGATGACGCTGATGCTGTCGATTCCCGAGGTCAACCGCCGTTTTCAGAAAGCGGGACATTGGATCGATCGCGTGTGCGGCGGGGCGCTGGCGCTGTTAGGCGTGAAAGTGATGAGCGGCGGTTAG
- the purH gene encoding bifunctional phosphoribosylaminoimidazolecarboxamide formyltransferase/IMP cyclohydrolase, translated as MAAVKRALISLSDKTGVVEFAQALDKLGFEILSTGGTAKMLAGAGVPVIEVADYTGFPEMLDGRVKTLHPKIHGGILGRRDLDAHVAKMAEHGIGNIDLVAVNLYPFAATIAKPGCTLEDAVENIDIGGPTMVRSAAKNWKHVAIVTDTADFGAVAGELAANGGVLSDKTRFNLSRKAFSHTAQYDGMISNYLTSLSDEKLAGEPEVGAFPQQFNQSWVKVQDMRYGENPHQQAAFYRDIYPAAGSLSAYKQLQGKELSYNNIADSDAAWEAVKAFDTPACVIVKHANPCGVAVAADTLSAYKLAYATDTTSAFGGIIAFNREVDGATVKQITDNQFMEVLMAPSFTAEALEIAAAKKNVRVLEVPLAAGANRFELKRVGGGLLVQTPDIHRISREDLKVVSKRRPTEQEWNDLLFVWNVAKFVKSNAIVFGKGGQTYGIGAGQMSRVDSTRIAARKAQDGGFDLNGACAASDAFFPFRDGIDVIAEQGIKAIIHPAGSMRDEEVFAAADEHGIAMVITGVRHFRH; from the coding sequence ATGGCAGCCGTAAAACGTGCCCTTATCAGTCTCTCCGACAAAACCGGCGTGGTCGAATTCGCGCAGGCGCTCGACAAGCTCGGTTTTGAAATCCTCTCCACCGGCGGTACGGCGAAAATGCTGGCCGGGGCGGGCGTGCCCGTGATTGAGGTGGCCGACTACACTGGTTTTCCCGAAATGCTCGACGGGCGCGTGAAAACGCTGCACCCGAAAATCCACGGCGGGATTCTCGGCCGCCGCGATTTGGATGCACACGTCGCCAAAATGGCCGAACACGGCATCGGCAACATCGACCTGGTCGCCGTCAACCTCTACCCCTTCGCCGCAACCATCGCCAAACCGGGCTGCACGCTGGAAGATGCGGTTGAAAACATCGACATCGGCGGGCCGACGATGGTGCGTTCCGCCGCGAAAAACTGGAAACACGTCGCCATCGTCACCGATACTGCCGATTTCGGTGCGGTTGCCGGAGAGCTGGCGGCCAACGGCGGCGTTTTGAGCGACAAAACCCGTTTCAACCTCTCGCGCAAGGCGTTCAGCCACACCGCACAATACGACGGCATGATTTCCAACTACCTGACTTCGCTTTCCGACGAAAAACTCGCGGGCGAGCCGGAAGTGGGCGCGTTTCCGCAGCAGTTCAACCAAAGCTGGGTCAAGGTTCAGGACATGCGCTACGGCGAAAATCCGCACCAGCAGGCCGCGTTTTACCGCGACATCTACCCCGCCGCGGGAAGCCTGTCGGCGTATAAGCAGTTGCAAGGCAAAGAATTGTCGTACAACAACATCGCCGATTCCGACGCCGCTTGGGAAGCCGTGAAAGCCTTCGACACGCCCGCGTGCGTGATTGTGAAGCACGCCAACCCGTGCGGCGTGGCCGTGGCCGCCGATACGCTTTCCGCCTACAAACTGGCCTACGCCACCGACACCACCAGCGCGTTCGGCGGCATCATCGCGTTCAACCGCGAAGTGGACGGCGCAACCGTAAAACAGATTACCGACAACCAGTTTATGGAGGTTCTGATGGCGCCGTCGTTTACCGCCGAAGCGTTGGAAATCGCCGCCGCCAAGAAAAACGTGCGCGTGTTGGAAGTGCCGCTGGCGGCGGGCGCGAACCGCTTCGAGCTCAAACGCGTCGGCGGCGGCCTGTTGGTGCAGACGCCCGACATCCACCGCATCAGCCGCGAGGATCTGAAAGTGGTCTCCAAACGCCGGCCGACCGAGCAGGAATGGAACGATCTGCTGTTTGTCTGGAACGTGGCCAAATTCGTGAAATCCAACGCCATCGTGTTCGGCAAAGGCGGCCAAACCTACGGCATCGGCGCCGGCCAGATGAGCCGCGTGGATTCCACCCGCATCGCCGCACGCAAAGCGCAGGACGGCGGCTTCGACCTCAACGGTGCCTGCGCCGCATCGGACGCGTTCTTCCCGTTCCGCGACGGCATCGACGTGATTGCCGAACAGGGCATCAAAGCCATCATCCACCCCGCCGGTTCGATGCGCGACGAGGAAGTGTTTGCCGCTGCGGACGAACACGGTATCGCGATGGTGATTACCGGCGTACGCCATTTCCGCCATTGA
- a CDS encoding polysaccharide biosynthesis tyrosine autokinase produces MNNKYSASAAYAKDEIDLGRQLSGLWAHKYKIALAVLIGGALGAVYSLAATPVYRADAMLEIETKQNQILTEISNIFSTEPLPSEAELELVQSRMVLGKTVADLQLDQEVKPKYFPVFGTLMHNLTSNIEPKLDITAFTVQRDWINQAFTLTVRDSKSYILELPDGRSLEGRVGKPLKVNNETVLLIDKILADSQQEFSLVKFSQLSAIDNVHNKLSVISNGKTNPIIELNYTDTDPKKASLILNSIADNYVEQNRARDIQVASSGLAFISEELPRLKETLQEAENKLNAYRERSGSLDIPLESKGAIESLTGIETQITTLRTEEAGLAERYTPEHPSYKAVLDKLAVLENAKNKINRQIAELPNTQQEVIRLTRDVETNQATYVQLLNKQQELNIMKASAQGNVRVVDHAIEPEIPVAPRKAVITLLAALGAGALTSLWYLLRTRIRSGITSSEDIENIGFEVAALVPYSKTQQKRDVLKNRFKSITGRNSYLLASDESTDLAVEALRALRTNIYFSMMDARNNILMVTGAAPEAGKSFVSANLAAVMAQAGKKVLLIDTDMRKGYLDKVFGVKAEYGLADVLTGNAAPGYAVQATQIENLSLITNGGYPENPSELLMDNRFSDLLAYARERFDYVIIDTPPVLAVTDAAIIGQHAATTLMVARYGLTTSRELTISADRLKQSNINVKGVILNGMEREAGSGYDYYAYESRSNKDYTKKSSTDKQA; encoded by the coding sequence ATGAACAACAAATACTCCGCATCAGCAGCATACGCAAAAGACGAAATCGACTTGGGCCGCCAGCTCTCCGGCCTTTGGGCGCACAAATACAAAATCGCTCTGGCTGTCTTAATCGGCGGCGCATTGGGCGCGGTTTACAGCCTTGCCGCCACGCCGGTTTACCGTGCCGACGCCATGCTGGAAATCGAAACCAAGCAAAACCAGATTCTTACGGAAATCAGCAACATCTTCTCAACCGAGCCGCTGCCCTCAGAAGCCGAGTTGGAACTGGTTCAGTCGCGCATGGTGTTGGGCAAAACCGTGGCCGATTTGCAGCTTGACCAAGAAGTCAAACCGAAATACTTTCCCGTATTCGGCACCCTGATGCACAACCTGACCAGCAACATCGAGCCCAAACTCGACATCACTGCTTTTACCGTTCAGCGCGACTGGATCAACCAAGCCTTTACGCTGACCGTGCGCGACAGTAAATCCTACATCCTCGAGCTGCCCGACGGCCGCTCGCTCGAAGGCCGCGTCGGCAAGCCCTTGAAAGTCAACAACGAAACCGTTCTGCTAATTGACAAAATCCTTGCCGATTCGCAGCAGGAATTTTCGTTGGTCAAATTCTCGCAACTGAGCGCAATCGACAACGTCCACAACAAACTTTCCGTCATCAGCAACGGTAAAACCAACCCGATTATTGAGCTGAACTACACCGATACCGACCCCAAAAAAGCCAGCCTCATCCTCAACAGCATTGCCGACAACTACGTCGAGCAAAACCGCGCCCGAGACATCCAAGTCGCCTCCAGCGGTCTCGCCTTCATCAGCGAAGAGCTGCCGCGTCTGAAAGAAACTCTGCAAGAGGCGGAAAACAAGCTCAACGCTTACCGCGAACGCTCCGGCTCGCTCGACATTCCGCTCGAGTCCAAAGGCGCAATCGAAAGCCTGACCGGCATCGAAACCCAAATCACCACCCTGCGCACCGAAGAAGCCGGACTGGCCGAACGCTACACCCCCGAGCATCCCTCGTATAAAGCCGTTTTGGACAAACTGGCCGTTTTGGAAAACGCCAAAAACAAAATCAACCGCCAAATCGCCGAGCTGCCCAACACCCAGCAGGAAGTCATCCGCCTGACCCGCGACGTTGAAACCAACCAAGCCACCTATGTCCAGCTCTTAAACAAGCAGCAAGAGCTCAACATCATGAAAGCCAGCGCACAAGGCAACGTCCGCGTCGTCGATCACGCCATTGAGCCGGAAATCCCCGTCGCCCCGCGCAAAGCCGTCATCACCCTCTTGGCCGCATTGGGCGCAGGCGCGCTGACCTCGCTGTGGTATCTGTTGCGCACCCGTATCCGCAGCGGCATCACCTCATCTGAAGACATTGAAAACATCGGCTTCGAAGTAGCCGCCCTCGTACCCTATTCCAAAACCCAGCAGAAACGCGACGTTTTGAAAAACCGCTTCAAATCCATCACCGGCCGCAATTCCTACCTGTTGGCCAGCGACGAATCCACCGACCTCGCCGTCGAAGCTCTGCGCGCCCTGCGTACCAACATCTACTTCTCCATGATGGACGCACGCAACAACATCCTGATGGTAACAGGTGCCGCCCCTGAAGCCGGCAAATCCTTTGTTTCCGCCAACCTCGCCGCCGTCATGGCTCAGGCCGGCAAGAAAGTGCTGTTAATCGATACTGATATGCGCAAAGGCTATCTGGACAAGGTCTTCGGCGTTAAAGCCGAATACGGCCTCGCTGATGTCCTCACCGGCAATGCCGCGCCCGGCTACGCCGTTCAGGCCACCCAAATCGAAAACCTCAGCCTGATTACCAACGGCGGCTACCCTGAAAATCCGTCCGAACTCTTGATGGACAACCGTTTCAGCGACCTCTTGGCCTATGCGCGCGAACGCTTCGACTACGTCATCATCGACACCCCGCCCGTACTCGCCGTTACCGACGCCGCCATCATCGGCCAACACGCCGCTACCACCCTGATGGTCGCCCGCTACGGCCTGACCACCTCGCGCGAGCTGACCATCAGCGCCGACCGCCTGAAACAGAGCAATATCAACGTCAAAGGCGTGATTCTCAACGGTATGGAACGCGAAGCCGGCAGCGGTTACGACTACTACGCCTACGAATCGCGTTCAAATAAAGATTACACCAAGAAAAGCAGTACCGACAAACAGGCTTAA
- a CDS encoding low molecular weight protein-tyrosine-phosphatase — protein MFQNILVVCLGNICRSPTAERILQKKLPRHRISSAGLKALVGKDADFQAIKTALKHGVVVAGHTARQLTPDMCDAADLILVMEPEQIDMVADIKPSARSKTILFAQWLPRKTVPDPYKQSNEVFEAVYRQLEEAADTWVRKLSNHSA, from the coding sequence ATGTTTCAAAATATTTTAGTCGTCTGCCTCGGCAACATCTGCCGCTCGCCCACCGCCGAGCGGATTCTGCAAAAAAAACTGCCCCGCCACCGCATCAGCTCGGCGGGGTTGAAAGCCCTCGTGGGCAAAGATGCCGATTTCCAAGCCATCAAAACCGCCCTCAAACACGGTGTGGTCGTTGCCGGACATACCGCCCGCCAGCTCACGCCCGATATGTGCGACGCAGCGGATTTGATTCTGGTAATGGAGCCCGAACAGATCGACATGGTGGCCGACATCAAGCCGTCTGCGCGCAGCAAAACCATTCTGTTTGCGCAATGGCTGCCGAGAAAAACCGTACCCGACCCCTACAAACAAAGCAACGAAGTGTTTGAAGCGGTGTACCGCCAGCTTGAAGAGGCTGCCGATACTTGGGTGCGCAAACTCTCCAACCACAGCGCATAA
- a CDS encoding thymidylate synthase has product MKAYLDLMRHVLETGTDKSDRTGTGTRSVFGYQMRFDLSEGFPLLTTKKLHLRSIIHELLWFLKGDTNIKYLKDNNVSIWDEWADENGNLGPVYGYQWRSWPAPDGRHIDQIANLIHQIKQTPDSRRLIVSAWNPALVDQMALPPCHALFQFYVADGKLSCQLYQRSADIFLGVPFNIASYALLTMMLAQVCGLQAGEFIHTFGDAHLYSNHFEQAELQLTREPRTLPTMKLNPAVTDLFDFKFEDFDLTDYDPHPHIKAAVAV; this is encoded by the coding sequence ATGAAAGCCTATCTCGACCTGATGCGCCACGTTCTCGAAACCGGCACCGACAAATCCGACCGCACCGGCACCGGCACCCGCTCCGTTTTCGGCTACCAGATGCGCTTCGATTTAAGCGAAGGCTTCCCGCTTCTGACCACCAAAAAGCTGCACCTGCGCTCCATCATCCACGAGCTGCTGTGGTTTCTCAAAGGCGATACCAACATCAAATACCTGAAAGACAATAACGTCTCCATTTGGGACGAATGGGCCGACGAAAACGGCAACTTAGGCCCCGTTTACGGCTACCAATGGCGCAGTTGGCCCGCGCCCGACGGCCGCCATATCGACCAAATCGCCAACCTTATCCACCAAATCAAGCAAACCCCCGACAGCCGCCGCCTCATTGTTTCCGCCTGGAACCCCGCCCTCGTGGACCAGATGGCGCTGCCGCCCTGCCACGCGCTGTTTCAGTTTTACGTTGCCGACGGCAAACTCTCCTGCCAGCTCTACCAACGCAGCGCCGACATCTTCCTAGGCGTGCCGTTCAACATCGCCAGCTACGCCCTCTTAACCATGATGCTCGCCCAAGTCTGCGGCCTGCAAGCCGGCGAATTTATCCACACCTTCGGCGACGCCCATCTCTACAGCAACCATTTCGAACAGGCCGAACTGCAACTGACCCGCGAACCGCGCACCCTGCCGACAATGAAGCTCAACCCCGCCGTAACCGATTTGTTTGACTTCAAATTCGAAGACTTCGATCTGACCGACTACGATCCGCACCCGCACATTAAAGCCGCGGTGGCGGTGTAA
- the dusB gene encoding tRNA dihydrouridine synthase DusB gives MEIGQYRLETPVALAPMAGITDKPFRRLARDFGAGWAVGEMLTSDPSLRHTKKTLRRSDLGGENGVAAVQILGNVPAQMAEAARHNVSLGAEVIDINMGCPAKKVCNVAAGSALMQNETLVAQILEAVVGAVDVPVTLKTRLGWADDHKNLPAVAKIAQESGIAALAVHGRTRTQMYKGEAEYGLIAEVKGSLNIPVWVNGDITSPQKAAAVLAQTGADGVMIGRGAQGRPWLFRDVRYFLEHGRLPAPLPFAECAAAVLAHLRAMHGFYGEPDGVRIARKHIGWYLAPLPEGETARREINRLDSAAAQYDAVAGFLAQQADRADVWACDYR, from the coding sequence ATGGAAATAGGACAATACCGGCTCGAAACGCCCGTCGCCCTCGCGCCGATGGCGGGAATTACCGACAAGCCGTTCCGCCGCTTGGCGCGAGATTTCGGCGCGGGTTGGGCGGTGGGCGAAATGCTGACCAGCGATCCCTCGCTGCGCCACACCAAAAAAACGCTGCGCCGCAGCGATTTGGGCGGCGAAAACGGCGTCGCGGCGGTGCAGATACTCGGCAATGTCCCCGCGCAGATGGCCGAAGCCGCGCGCCACAACGTCTCGCTCGGCGCGGAAGTCATCGATATCAACATGGGTTGTCCCGCCAAAAAAGTCTGCAACGTCGCCGCCGGCAGCGCGCTGATGCAGAACGAAACGCTGGTGGCTCAAATCCTCGAAGCCGTCGTCGGCGCGGTTGACGTTCCCGTTACCCTGAAAACCCGTTTGGGCTGGGCGGACGACCACAAAAACCTGCCTGCCGTCGCCAAAATCGCCCAAGAATCAGGCATCGCCGCGCTGGCGGTACACGGCCGCACGCGCACGCAGATGTACAAAGGCGAGGCCGAATACGGTTTGATTGCCGAAGTCAAAGGGAGTCTGAACATTCCTGTTTGGGTCAACGGCGACATCACTTCGCCGCAAAAAGCCGCCGCCGTTTTGGCGCAAACCGGCGCCGACGGCGTGATGATCGGGCGCGGCGCGCAAGGCCGGCCGTGGCTGTTCCGCGACGTCAGATATTTTTTAGAACACGGCCGCCTGCCCGCGCCGCTGCCTTTCGCCGAATGCGCCGCCGCCGTGCTCGCCCACCTGCGCGCCATGCACGGTTTCTACGGCGAACCCGACGGCGTGCGCATCGCCCGCAAACACATCGGCTGGTATCTCGCCCCGCTGCCCGAGGGCGAAACCGCCCGCCGCGAAATCAACCGCCTCGACAGCGCCGCCGCGCAATACGACGCCGTTGCCGGTTTTTTGGCGCAACAGGCGGACAGGGCGGATGTTTGGGCTTGCGATTATCGGTGA